The sequence CTCTAACAGAAAGGAGTTGCGGATCCGGTGACGATGTGTCTAACTGGACAGATACACAGCTGAACGTTTGGGAGCATTCGTCTTGGTCCAGCGAGCGAGAGGAGAGGTCTCCGATAAGGCGTCAGCAGACACCGTTAGCCGAACAAGAAGACAGAGGGGTAGACAGACACCGTTTGCTCTTCAAGCTCAAAATACTGTCTCGCTAGATCAACTCAACGCTATCTTAAGGGAGTCTAATATTCCTTTACACGAGTCCTTTGACAGACTGTGGGGTTCTGTCGGTGAGATACATACGATTCTTATGAGATTGTATGCTTTTATCGAAGGTGTTAATCATCGCGACGAAGCGCTGGAGAATTCTTTCAACCGTTTGCTCGAGTCATCAAACGATCAGATGAGAGAAAGGTGTCTAATAGTCGAACTCCTCTCTGCTATAAACGCCGTACTATTTTCTAGATAGTCACTATTTTTATATTGACCAATGATCGTTAtaagttttttacatttatctctatatcttataatcgatttttacatttacaattttatctctatatcttataattgatattttacatttacaattttatctctatatcttacaatcaatatttttatattaccatttatatctactgtatatctgttttatatttttatatctgttttatatttgcCATTTTATATCTATtcaccatttatttttgtattggcTATGCAACATGACATAATTCCTCTTTGTTAGTGCCGAAACCATACGGGAGGGATGGCCGATGAAAAATGTTCAGAGGCCGGGGATGGCTGTCATCCAGATCAAACTCTCTCAGACCTGTTACAGGATGCGATCGGAATGCACGCAGAGACCCATCATCATAACGCCGATAGACTACAACTACTGTTAAATACACACCCTGTACATGACCAAACTTTTAATACCGCGCCGCCCCAACAGATTTCTAATTTGGAATATTTGGAAGCTGCGATACTTGAAAGTACAGATTTTAATCCATGCATCAGACTATGCGAAATATTAAATATGAGGGACACAAACACCGAACAAGACGGCAGTGGGTTATCAGATACAATCGTCCCGACTACTGACTCGGCTCCCCCTAGAGGTAATGTCGATAACGAACGGCCCTCGACTTCCGATACACAGAGGACTAGCAGTGTCGACCTCGATGCTTTGATACGAGATGGCGGTACCATAAACGGTTATCGTGTTTTACAGAGATCTCGTTTCAATAGCGTGGAATTGAGAAGACCCATGAATCTGCGGGATATTGGCGCTACAGATTTGGCGACGTATCACGTTCGACTGCACGAGACCATGAACGAAATCGCGACGTTTGCCAGACAAATCGGCGGCGATGGTAGCGTAGTTAGTATATCCCTGAGAGGGCCCAGTCTTAAATCTGACGTTACAGCGATATTATCACCCGGCAATGATTACGACGTTAATGTATTTACCGATCAAATCGAAAAAATTTTACAGAGCGATGACAGGTTATTGTGTGACGACGCGGTCAAGATAGGAGCTACCGTGGCTTCGAACAGACAAGGGGGAGGTCGCCATCGTCGTAAACTCACAGATTTGGCTCTCGACCAGgtgatcaaaagaaaaaaaagagtttatttTGCCCTATCAATATTGCGAATAATTTGTGCTTTACTATATGTCTCGCCCATTTTCTCTACCCTGAATTAACTGAGAGCGATCTGGAAAGCCGCGCTGCAGTAATCCAAAATGATGCGGGGTTTACGATTCAAGACAAGATCGGCCTTCACGACATAGCAAAGTTTGAAAGACTGTTTGCCGTCAAAATAGTCGTTTTTTACAGAACGAACGGCGGAGCGTTAGAAACGTATGCAAATCAGAGGGAACCTCATTCGAAAACAGTATTCCTCTATTTACACGATGAACACTTTTATATGATTCTTAATCTAAAGGCGTTCATAGGTACCGACTACGCATGTACGTACTGTTATAAAGGATACAACAACGTTAAACATCATCACTGTAGCCGTGTCTGTAACGTGTGTTTTGATGTCGACTGTCACAAACACCCTAAAAGAACTGTACACTGTACCAACTGTCTGAGATTTTGCAATTCCGACTACTGCTACAAAATGCACAAGAAGCCCAACCCCGGCGAAGAAAAGGCCCCGTGCTATAGAATAAAATATTGTCAACTGTGTAACAGACGTTATGAAATTTCAGGACAAGGCATTGGAGCACAACACAAATGTGCGCCCCGTCCGGTACCTACATTGCGGCGAATATCTCGTAGTTACGGGATCGCATCGGTGCTTTATTCAACCCCGTGCAGCCCAAGGATCCTAGCGAGAAGTATATTTTCTATGATTTTGAAACCCGTTATGAAAATGGAGAAACACGTCGCTAACTTTGTATGTGCCATCACCTTTAAAGGAGAGCATTTGTGGCAGAAGGTGCCTACTGCGTAGCGTCGCTAATCAACCATTTCAGACAAGCCGATACAAAGGGTACACCTTTATAGCCCATTACGCATCCAAATTTGATTCTTTTCtcattctggaatatttttgcaAAGCGGGGCTCACGTTGGACATCATCATGCAGGGGTGCAAATTAATCTACATGTATGACAGCGCGTATGCACAGCGTTATATCGACAGCTACTCGTTCATCCCGATGGCTTTGTCTAAGACCCCCGCTGCTCTAAACTTGACCGCTACGGAAAAGGGTTACTTTCCTCATCATTTCAACAGAGCGGAAAACGAGAAATACGTAGGACCGTACCCCGATAAGACATTCTACGGTTACGATAACATGACCGACAAAAACCAGGACAAGTTTGATGCGTGGTACGCCACCGTGTCGGGTAAAATCTTCGACTTCATGAAAGAGTTGCGCGATTATGGTGTGAACGACGTCGTCTTATTACGCGAAGCATGCATGAAATACCGTCAGTCGTTCATGGAGTGCACAGAGCTTGACCCGTTCAGCTTTACCACGCTAGCTAGTTGCTGTATGGGAGTCTTTAAAGCTCATTATCTCGAAAGAGATACGCTAGCTCTGACGCATAACAATGCGTACGTTCAAAAGAACAAGACCTACTCCAATGTTTCGATCGAATGGCTCGAGTATCTCAAAAAGACCCGAAACGTTGACATTCACCACGCCGTGAACTACGGAGAAGTATCCATAGGCAATTACTTTTTAGACGGATACTACGAACAAGATGGTGTTAGACACGCGCTAgaattctgtgtgtgtatttatcacGGCTGTTTAAAGTGTTTTGCAGGGCACCAACCCATCCGTTGTCATACGTCCCGTACGGGGTGCTCAACAGACAGTTTGACGAAAAGGTTGACATTCTCCAGAACGCGTACGGGTTAAAAACTGAAGTGATGTGGGAGTGCGAATGGCATGAAATGAAACAGACCGTTCCCTCCGTGATAGAATTTATGAGAGCTTATTCAACCCCCGAGAGGCTGAAACCTAGGGACGCCCTCTTTGGCGGACGAACGAACGCCTATAAACTCTACCACAAAACCGCTGAAGGAGAAAAAATAAGCTATTTGGATTTTACAAGCTTGTACCCATTCTGTCAGGCTAGGAAATCCTATCCGATCGGTCACCCCGAAATCATTTTCAAGGATTTCGAGCCGATTGATCACTATTACGGTCTTGTTAAGTGTACTGTGTACCCACCGCGCAATTTACTGCATCCTGTATTACCTTATCGCAGCAATAAAAAACTTCATTTTCCATTGTGTCGCACATGAACGCACACGCAAAACCAAACAACGAGCTGTAATCATACCGATGAGGAGAGAGCTCTCTCAGGTTGCTGGGTCAGTATTGAACTTTTAAAAGAATTATATTCGTAATTATTATGAAAAAGAGGGGATTCGTCTCGACCCCGAAAAGATCAGTCACAACCCCGCTCAGAGGTCAATCAATAAACTGCTGTTGAACTCGCTTTGGGGGCGCTTCTCCATGCGTGAGAACCTTCCCAAAATGAGTCTCGTGGAAAAACCTGAAGAGTTTACCAGATTAGTTTTCGGCAGAATCAACACCCTGAAATATTTCACGTTCGTGTCGGACTACGTAGCTCTCGTGCAGTATCAAAGTCCCGAAGGCGACGTTTGCGAACCTAACAACATTAACATGTTTGTAGGAGCATTTACGACTGCGCACGCTCGGCTCGAGTTGTACGAGCTTATGGAAAAACTCGGCGACCATTTGTTATACTCTGATACAGACAGCGTTATATTTGTGTCTAGGGAAGGCGACTGGATCCCCACTCTGGGCGACCATCTGGGGGAGCTGACGAGCGAATTGGACGCCGGCGTATTCATTTCTGAGTTCTGTTCCACCGGCCCGAAATCTTACAGTTATCGCACGTCCAAAGGAAAAGTGACCATGAAAGCTAAGGGAATAACCCTGAATGCTAAAAATTCTCAAGCCATCCGATTAGACACTCTGAATGATCTGGTTGACAGCTATGCGACTTCGCGTTACAGCTCGCGATACCTCATGGCCCATACCGAAAACATTGTGAGGGATAAAAAGCATCTCACGTTGCACAACAAGTCAGTCGTTAAAAGGTTCAAGGTGGTGTATGATAAACGGAGACTTTTGACCAATTTCACCACGGTACCTTATGGCTACTGACCCCAGGGGCATGCGGGATGTTTCTGATTTTGATTTCAGACTTCAGCATCCTTTCTCATGCGTGATCAGCGGTCCATCCAATTCAGGAAAGTCttattttgtaaaacttttGTTGGAAAATGCTGCAAATgtgatttctaaaaatgttgAACACGTTTTTCTGTACGATTGTTGGCAACCTCTGTATGATGAACTGCTTAAATTGTACAATATTAAATTTGTCGAAGGAATACCACAGAGTCTGAATGACGATCATTTACTGCCTGCTGATAAGACATGTCTTCTGATAATCGATGATATGATGCAAGAGGCCAGTGTAAACAAGGAAATTCAAAAGGTTTTTACGCAGTATGTACATCATCGTAATCTCAGCGCTGTTTACATTGTTCAGAATCTATTTGTTCAAGGGAAATCTAGCAGGACCATTAGCTTAAACACCaattatttgattttgtttaaaaacccCCGCGACGCCAACCAGGTGGCTGTGCTAGGTCGTCAAATGTATTCTGGAAATGCAAAGTACTTCATGGAGTGTTATCACGACGTGACCAGTCAGCCTTTTGGATATTTACTGATAGACTATAAACCAAAAACTCCCGAACAATATTCATCTCAGAACGGGGCTGCTTTCCGACCGCAAAGTGGTTTATCTCCCTAAAAAAAGAAGACTCTAATCATTCGTCATGTCAGCGCGGCTTTGTAAACATCTACCCGTGCTGAAACTGCTACATAAAGCGAAGCCTAAACAGCGACGTCTTATTTTACAATCGGCTTCCGACGAACTGATTCTAACGCTCTGCGAAGTAGCTCTTAACATCTTATACGGAACGATTCCAATCAGCGCCAAAGACTATCGCAAGCTGAAAAGGAGAAAAGCCGAAATTAAATTGGTCTCCGATAAAAAAATTGGCCTATCAGCCAAGAAACGCATTATCAACCAAAAGGGCGGATTTCTTTTACCGCTCCTGAGCGTGGCTGTCCCCTTTATTTCCAGCCTAATAGCTTCTAAACAGGGCTGAGAATGGAGCACGCGGAGAAAATGTATTTGGTGCCTCGTCACCAGTTGGACAGgttgaaatctgaaaacgcTCGCGAGGACATTCAACAAGTCGTCGAAAACGATCTGGACACCTCCATAAGGAATATTTTACTGAGACCTGATATGGATCAGTATGTGAAAGCTAAACTCTACTCGAATATCCTGACAAAGTATTTGGCGATCGTTAAGCAAGGGGATCGAGAGGGCAACGTTTTAACGCTGTCGTTACCACAACCCTCTGCCGCTGATCATAAAGACGGGTCGATCGGTATCGATGACGACGTCGAGCCTCGGACGGACACGGTGGTCGCGGAAGTGTTGAAAAACATGCCGTCGAGAAGCGTGAAAAACAGCGGCTACATATTAGAAAAAATGTCTAAAGATAAAGGAACCTCTATGTGGAGCTCGACGGGGGAGTTTGTGTTTAGGGGGAGCGTCATACCAGGGTCGCACATGCTggatttgataaaaaatgttacCAACCCTCAAAAGGTTAGGGATGACAGAAGACCGGTAGGATGGACAGAGTTTCTTCGGACCTTCGCCGAATTAAACATACCGTTTTCTACAGTTCCGAATCATCACGTTAGACGCGCTATTAATTCAATAAGAGACACGCCTTTGCGACCCACCGCCCCAGTAACTCGTTCTAAAAAAGCCAGAAGGCAATCACGTGCGTCGGCGCCTCGATATGCCTTTTCTGATTCATCATTTCATTCCCCTTCTATGGATAGAAGCACGTGGCTAGAATTTTGacgataataaaaaacaatttaaaaagcatatgtctttaagagtttttatttagtcGTACATTGTATGTTTATTACTTGAATATGCATGCAAAAGAATTACAGGTCTGCACACACAGAATGCATCGAGACGATTTTTCATGAAGTCCGTTCATCCATAATTTTTTCACAAAGAGCGACaccattttatcatttttaatataatcaTCGCCATACAGCCCCATCACATCGTTATAGTCGAGACCCTTGAGTAGTTGATAGAGAAAGAACACGCAGTGCTGTCCGCAAACGTCCGACGTAAAATCCTGAACACGTCTGGTCGAATACCTCGTATCCGAGTTGTTGGTTACTAGAAAGTTTTTGATGGTGCGGGGAAAACGTTCATCGTCGGGCGGATTCCCGAAACTGTCGAAAAAACACGCGGATCCCTCTCGACCTAAATAAACGGCTAACCAGTGCTCGCCCGGTAGCTCCGAAGCGTGAGTGTTGATTATTGCCATCTCCGGTAAGGTCCTTATCTGTCTTTCGGGTAGTTGATCGCATGCGAGAACGCCGAGAAAATGAGCGTTACACGAAATTTTGTCCATGATTGTCGTGAGCTGTAAAGTGTTCATTTTATAGATCAATAATGATCGACCAGGATCTGTCTGCGATTTGAAACTTGAATGATCGAATCGAACACCGCGTAAACGATTAGCGTAATGGTCTTAGCTAGCGCCTTTTTGAACCGCATTTCTAGCCTTATGTTCCCTGACTTGACTAGCGACAGGTGCTGTCCGCACTCTTCGTCGGGTGTTAGGTTAAATGCGAACAGGCTGTAGCCATTCATAAACTCGCCTCTATCGAATGCGAGCCCGTGGTTTTTCAGATGTCTCCCTGTAGACATCACCAGCTGGTAATATTCGCGCACCGCGGCTCCTGAATCGAAATCCGACTGTAGCGGCTTGGCAGGTACTTGTTGACCGTCGACGTAGATGGCCAGGAACTCCATGTCGTAATGATTGAAAGTGAATGGGTTTTTATCGTACGCTCCTGTAAAGGTGTCATTATCGACCATCCCCAGAATGATTGATTTCGGCAGCGTTCCTAAAAACAAGTTTTCTTGATTCGAAACGTGGGATCCTGTAGGTATAGAAAGGGTTTTGAGGCATACTCTGTCTATAGGGTACTTTGCAGTAGTGGTGAGCAGAGCCTGGGCATGCCCCAGTCTCACTGACGGCGACACACTGACTTTCTTGACAAATAGGGATGCCGAGACGATTTTTACTTTGTAGGCCACATCGTCGCTTCTCATCAGACAGAATTCGTTTTTGGCTCTgatcaaatgtattttaacGTCGACACCGTTTAACAGTAATTTTTCTTGAAAGAAAATGTCGCTGTGAATAGGCGCTAGTAGCTCTACCACCTTGCCACCCTTCGTGTAGTTCGACCTTTTCGTCAGACCCTCGTTATCGCCTAACGGGTCATTCTCGTCCATCTGTCCAGCATCGTCCTTGTGAAACAGGCCTGATGTGAAAACCGTTTCCAACACATCTTTACTGTAGTTCATAAGACACTCGATCATGCAGCGATAAGGGTAGGTGCTCGAACTCTGCGATATCAGACGGTCTCCAAGACTCACGTCGACTTGTGAAAATATGGTGGCTCTGGGGTAGTTTATCAGACCTACCGACGCGGGGTCAGGTATGTCGCCGCCGTtaggttttgttattttaagtctGAGAAAAAGTAGCATATTATTTAAGTCCAAGTAATCTTCTCCGGTCCCTGTTATAAAAAACTCCAATGGCGCAGAGTCTGATATAGCGGAAAAAGGCGGTACTTCTAAATAGGTGTTTTTCTCGAGAACCGTTTGCGTCGGTGGAACTGTAAATAAATCCAGCTCGGACTTGATACATTCCCCGGACATGCTGTGCAGTAATGCCATGTTAGAATATGGTCTTTACGGATCTCTTAGCCGACTTGCTTCGCTTAACAGGCTTCTTACGCTTTCTTTGCGCTACTGAGCGTTTCTTCAGGCctctatttgttttctttatcgaATAACCACGCCTCCTTACCCCCGGCGGTTTAGTCATTCGTTTACGAGCCATGACCATCAGACCCGATCCGTCTTGAGTCTTATGAGCTCTCGACAGGGCGGTGGTGACGACATCTGACACGATGTTTTTAGCAGCCGTTTTTAGGTGCGGCTTAGCGATGCTGATTCCTTTTTTTAACAGGGGTACGGCCATTCTGAACAGACCTCTGAAAAGACCTCCTAGGCCTGCACCGTACATAACCCCTCCTCCTGCATATCCTGGCAATCCTCCGCCTGCCTGATTACGGTAATGGTCGATGTAATCGT is a genomic window of Triplophysa rosa unplaced genomic scaffold, Trosa_1v2 scaffold23_ERROPOS4800000, whole genome shotgun sequence containing:
- the LOC130550122 gene encoding uncharacterized protein F54H12.2-like; translation: MALLHSMSGECIKSELDLFTVPPTQTVLEKNTYLEVPPFSAISDSAPLEFFITGTGEDYLDLNNMLLFLRLKITKPNGGDIPDPASVGLINYPRATIFSQVDVSLGDRLISQSSSTYPYRCMIECLMNYSKDVLETVFTSGLFHKDDAGQMDENDPLGDNEGLTKRSNYTKGGKVVELLAPIHSDIFFQEKLLLNGVDVKIHLIRAKNEFCLMRSDDVAYKVKIVSASLFVKKVSVSPSVRLGHAQALLTTTAKYPIDRVCLKTLSIPTGSHVSNQENLFLGTLPKSIILGMVDNDTFTGAYDKNPFTFNHYDMEFLAIYVDGQQVPAKPLQSDFDSGAAVREYYQLVMSTGRHLKNHGLAFDRGEFMNGYSLFAFNLTPDEECGQHLSLVKSGNIRLEMRFKKALAKTITLIVYAVFDSIIQVSNRRQILVDHY